The window AGCACATGGGATGATTCAGGTCAATTAGCTCTATGTCTTGTCAGAAATTTGCATTTAGTGGAAGAAAATAGTACTATCATATTCTCTTAAGATTATTTCTTAACTTCAGTGAATACAAGACAATAGTACTACCATATTTTTTTAACTTAATATTACCTTATAACTTCACAGTCAAATTAAAGATGTTTGAAGTTCCTTCTGCTTGACACTCAACTTCAAATCTTTCAACAACTAAAAACTAGTTTGAGGTTCCTTGCACAGATTTTTTTGTCTCAATTAAACTAACCTTGTTTCCTATCACTGTAAATAACTTACCAAATTTCACAGTGACACCATTAATTCTGTTACAATATTATATTCTATTTTAAAAGGGGTAATGTGGTTTGAAATCTTCAACCGTTGACAACTTGTTTGTGACACAAGTCTAGTCTTATTTGACTTTCTCTTGCAGGAAGACTAATAACATTGTCACACTAAGTTTGAACCGAGTATTACATTTTCCAAACAGTGCATTTACTGTATGTCAAAATAGCACGATCCAATTATTGGCATatggaaggaaaagaaaaagaagatttttttttAGCGTAAGAGTTACTGTTAGATTAATGTTTTGTAGTAAACAAAGTTAATTAACCCTTAATAAAATTAGGACAAATTCAAAGTAATTGGAACGCGAGAGTTTCATTGTATTTAATTTCTTGTCAAACTTTTAAGAAGGCAAACAAGGTAGAATGCTTGTTCAGGAGGTTCTATTATTACAAGACTGAATTACCATTCTATCATCCTAATAACTATATATCATATCTGGTATTATAATGGAAGATCATTCATGCCAAATAGACTAGATCCTGGAAGATAATCACCTACAGGACGATAATCAAATGGACTATTTGATTGATCAGGAAGATCATTCATGCCGCCAAATGGATCACTTGGTTGCCTGGATCCAGGATGATAATTCTCGCCAGATGGAAGTACATTATCTCTACCAAATACAGGACCATAATCGAATGGACTATTTGATTGACCAGCAGGAAAATCATTCATGCCAAATGGAAGTGGATCTGCTGCAGtaccaaaaccaaaaccaaatggATGTTGATTACATTTTATATGATCAGTTTGCAATGGAATTTATTTAAGGGAAACTATCAATACCTCCACTTAATACAGGATCAATTCCACCTCCGAACAGTTTTTTACTATAAGTCCCTTCGCCACTAATTCCACAAACAAGAGAACCCACAAGAGCAACAACCATAATTAatcttgaaatcatatttccactgcaaatgtttcaaaaatATGTTAATGGTATTAGGTGCTATAATACAAAAATTAGATAAAGAATACAGTGAAAACGCCAAAACATACGTTGAGAGCTGCActtacaaattcttaaaattgCAACACGCGCGCATGTTATATATTCATCTATCAAATACTTCAAACCAATTTcgttattttaaaataaaaaaaaataaaaaagcaatTCAAAGGAACCAATAAATTATGGCTTAATAAAGAGCGAAAAGATTTGtttctaaaaataataaatattggaAAAAAATAACCATCGAAATCTCATAGAAAAAGAGGAGTTGAAAAACTTACATGTATGTTTACCACCTTCGAGCAGTGAATAAAACTTAGTGTCCATCAAAGAGCTTTATAATTTGTTCGGAAATAAAGAATTGGAATCAAAACTTAATGACATTGCCATTTAagattattaactaaattaattagCATGCAATTATTAATGGTTAGATTTAAAACGAAAAACGGATGTCAATGCAAGTTGCATTAACATTGACATTCATACATGAAACGTAATGCATTTAATAGAATCTGAAGCGTGGCAAGTTGCTGCCATATATACTTTGTTAGATGTAAAATCTTTTAATTACAATATGTATATGGATGTAGAGAGATCCCACTGATATAATGAATTGGTCTTTTTAttattcataccaaaacaaataTTAATAATATAGAAATCGATACTGTTTTAGTATGCATGCGTGAAATTAatcatatctttttcttttttatgttttatttcctatcttaataAGTTAATCGGAATCGACGGTATCTATTCATATTGTAGCGTTATATTCTACCATAAAAGCAAAAAGAAAATCTAAGCAAATTAACAGACAGTGGTTGTAAAATACTTAAAAACAGAGGAATTACTGAGTTAATAAGTTGAAGAGTTTTAGGAAACAAGAATATGAATATTAAAATTACATTTAAGCAAAACAAAGTACGACTGTAAGACTACTTTCAAAAGGAATATGCATATGAATTACATTGAAGAAAAAATTCATAGGATCAACGAGCTAAGTATATTAGATAAGCTTTAAGTTTCGATAAT is drawn from Nicotiana tomentosiformis chromosome 12, ASM39032v3, whole genome shotgun sequence and contains these coding sequences:
- the LOC104104188 gene encoding uncharacterized protein — translated: MISRLIMVVALVGSLVCGISGEGTYSKKLFGGGIDPVLSGADPLPFGMNDFPAGQSNSPFDYGPVFGRDNVLPSGENYHPGSRQPSDPFGGMNDLPDQSNSPFDYRPVGDYLPGSSLFGMNDLPL